From the genome of Biomphalaria glabrata chromosome 17, xgBioGlab47.1, whole genome shotgun sequence, one region includes:
- the LOC106068650 gene encoding tetratricopeptide repeat protein 38-like isoform X4 has product MSICHITIWHIIIIMSIIYLVNRNYHSETANMYSNWRSPQDWRSQGLDLNTTSTDASKMFDAIVTQYTGWYDDENLGGMTGTLNKMLVADPDFVMGHVVRNGLELLGTGSNIRLCSRLQDDVSRMVKLSSMQPSLTQREQKHVAALVAWSNGEMEQASNVWEDILVDHPNDVLALKFAYDNYFYLGNSNQIRDCVARVLPMWKPTMPLYGYIVSMHSFGLEETNLYSEAENAARTALSINPKDGWATHTLCHVMEMMGRQHEGIYMLEKTGQYWQTCGMLACHNFWHWALYYIELGDYETALSLFDEEVTKRAISSGAMLDIVDICSLLYRLQLEGVSVEDRWEKVYDVCKSHLHDHILTFNDMHILISCLGAGQKQAVKEMMDSIEVFVRESKGTNRDITAEVGSQLFQAFIAYNDEDYSKVVDLINPVRSKIIKIGGSHAQAYNKSDS; this is encoded by the exons CTATCTAGTAAATAGAAATTATCACAGTGAAACAGCAAATATGTATTCTAACTGGAGGAGTCCTCAG gACTGGAGGTCCCAAGGTCTTGACTTGAATACCACCAGCACTGATGCTAGTAAAATGTTTGATGCCATTGTTACACAG TACACTGGCTGGTATGATGATGAAAATCTGGGAGGAATGACTGGTACTCTGAACAAGATGTTAGTCGCTGATCCTGATTTTG TTATGGGTCATGTAGTGAGAAATGGTTTGGAGCTGCTTGGTACAGGAAGTAACATCAGACTGTGCAGCAGGCTGCAAGATGATGTGAGCAGGATGGTCAAGCTGTCCAGCATGCAGCCCTCACTAACGCAGAGAGAACAGAAACATGTGGCAGCCCTTGTTGCCTGGTCCAATGG TGAGATGGAACAGGCTAGCAATGTTTGGGAAGACATTCTGGTTGATCACCCCAACGATGTCCTGGCACTTAAGTTTGCATATGATAACTACTTTTATCTTGGCAACTCTAACCAGATTCGAGACTGTGTGGCCAGAGTTTTACCCATGTGGAAACCAACAATGCCTCTCTATgg ctaTATAGTCAGCATGCACTCTTTTGGCTTAGAGGAGACAAATTTATATTCAGAAGCTGAGAATGCTGCTAGAACA GCTTTGTCCATCAACCCAAAAGATGGCTGGGCCACACACACTCTGTGTCATGTGATGGAAATGATGGGCAGACAGCACGAGGGCATCTACATGCTGGAAAAAACTGGCCAGTACTGGCAG ACCTGTGGTATGCTAGCCTGTCACAACTTTTGGCATTGGGCATTGTACTATATTGAACTT GGTGATTATGAAACAGCCTTATCTCTGTTTGATGAAGAAGTAACAAAAAGAGCTATCAGCTCTGGAGCCATGCTTGACATTGTGGACATTTGTTCTCTCTTGTACAGACTGCAGTTGGAAG GTGTCAGTGTTGAAGACAGGTGGGAAAAAGTGTATGATGTCTGCAAGTCTCACCTTCACGATCACATCTTGACATTCAATGACATGCACATCCTGATCTCTTGTCTTGGTGCTGGTCAGAAACAAGCCGTGAAAGAAATGATGGATTCCATTGAAGTGTTTGTCAG ggaaagtaaaggcaccAACCGAGATATCACAGCGGAAGTTGGCTCTCAGTTGTTCCAAGCCTTTATTGCTTACAATGATGAAGATTATTCCAAAGTTGTTGACCTCATTAATCCTGTCCGCTCTAAGATTATTAAAATTGGTGGCAGCCATGCTCAA gcctataataagtcagattcctga